The following coding sequences are from one bacterium SCSIO 12741 window:
- the nadC gene encoding carboxylating nicotinate-nucleotide diphosphorylase, whose product MIIMTLTEHINLALREDIREEDHSSASCIPQDAQSAAVLIAKQEGILAGVEVAREVFKQVDSELKFEALMEDGDTLNLKDRVFTVKGSARSILKGERLALNYLQRMSGIATHTHSYVELVKGTKAKILDTRKTTPGMRLFEKAAVKIGGGENHRMGLYDMVMLKDNHIDFAGGIDEAMDATESYLNAKGLNLKVEVEARDLEEVAAILKNGKADRVMFDNFNYEDTRKGVELVAGRMEIESSGGINLNTVKGYAECGVDFISVGALTHQIKALDLSLIAD is encoded by the coding sequence ATGATTATCATGACACTTACTGAACACATAAATCTGGCCCTCAGAGAAGACATTCGAGAAGAGGATCATTCCAGTGCCTCTTGTATACCTCAAGATGCTCAATCTGCTGCGGTGCTAATCGCTAAACAGGAAGGGATTCTCGCCGGCGTGGAAGTGGCCCGCGAAGTTTTTAAACAGGTAGATTCCGAGCTAAAATTCGAGGCATTGATGGAGGACGGAGATACCCTAAATTTAAAAGACCGGGTATTTACGGTAAAGGGTTCAGCCCGATCCATTCTTAAAGGAGAAAGACTGGCCTTGAATTACCTACAAAGGATGAGCGGAATTGCCACGCATACCCATTCCTATGTGGAATTGGTAAAGGGTACCAAAGCCAAAATTTTGGATACGCGTAAAACCACTCCTGGAATGCGTTTGTTTGAAAAAGCAGCGGTTAAAATTGGAGGTGGTGAAAACCACCGGATGGGTTTATACGATATGGTTATGCTCAAGGACAATCACATCGACTTTGCTGGTGGAATTGATGAAGCTATGGATGCCACCGAGTCTTACCTCAATGCAAAGGGACTAAACCTGAAAGTAGAGGTAGAAGCTCGGGATTTGGAGGAGGTAGCTGCCATCTTAAAAAACGGAAAGGCGGATCGGGTGATGTTCGATAACTTCAATTACGAAGACACCAGAAAAGGAGTTGAATTGGTGGCTGGCAGAATGGAAATCGAATCTTCTGGTGGCATCAATCTAAATACCGTAAAAGGATATGCTGAATGTGGCGTTGACTTTATTTCGGTTGGCGCACTAACCCATCAAATAAAAGCCCTCGATTTAAGTTTGATCGCCGATTAA
- a CDS encoding YihY/virulence factor BrkB family protein — protein MTIKRVKQKAKYFLLRLMAYSKRFSFPGFDRVPLFYVLRFFFKSMIDGDLINRAGSMAFSFFLALFPAIIFIFSLIPYIPAPDFKANLLAQIQMVMPGTAYFLVQNTIEELVNISRFDLLSFGFIASIFFASNGVNTTIDNFNNSIHVITPRSWLSQRLIALFLVLVLGTLILISMAGILFGQEFIRLMVDWGVTGSLGAFLLNVTNWVITLAFIYFSVSFFFFFAPNKKSRWKFFSAGSSLTTILVILVSLAFGSYVNRFGTYNKIYGSIGAVMVTMLWIYFNCIALLVGYELNVSIRRARHQEEGEEAK, from the coding sequence ATGACCATAAAAAGGGTAAAACAAAAAGCCAAGTATTTCCTGCTTAGGTTGATGGCGTACAGCAAACGCTTCTCCTTTCCAGGCTTCGACAGGGTTCCTTTGTTCTATGTCCTTCGCTTCTTTTTCAAAAGTATGATTGACGGCGATTTGATCAATCGGGCTGGGAGTATGGCCTTTAGCTTCTTCCTGGCCTTGTTTCCCGCGATCATCTTCATTTTTTCACTCATTCCCTACATTCCAGCTCCGGATTTTAAGGCCAACCTCTTGGCTCAAATTCAGATGGTGATGCCGGGAACAGCTTACTTTCTGGTGCAGAATACGATCGAAGAGCTGGTCAACATTTCCCGTTTCGATTTGCTATCCTTTGGTTTTATTGCGAGTATCTTTTTTGCATCCAACGGGGTAAATACCACCATCGACAATTTCAACAACTCTATTCATGTAATCACCCCACGGAGTTGGTTAAGTCAACGCTTAATCGCACTCTTTCTGGTACTCGTTTTAGGAACGCTTATCCTGATCAGTATGGCCGGAATTCTGTTTGGCCAGGAGTTTATTCGACTGATGGTGGATTGGGGAGTAACGGGTTCTTTAGGCGCCTTTTTACTCAATGTGACCAATTGGGTCATTACCCTGGCCTTCATCTATTTTTCGGTATCCTTCTTTTTCTTTTTTGCTCCTAATAAGAAGAGTCGCTGGAAATTTTTCTCGGCAGGATCAAGCTTAACCACGATACTGGTGATTCTGGTTTCCCTGGCCTTCGGCTCCTACGTGAATCGGTTTGGGACCTACAATAAGATTTACGGATCCATCGGAGCCGTTATGGTCACCATGCTGTGGATCTATTTCAATTGTATAGCCCTTTTGGTGGGATATGAGCTCAATGTTTCCATTCGCCGAGCTCGTCATCAAGAAGAAGGGGAAGAAGCCAAATAA